AAGTATGTTAACCCAAGCCAGCACAACAACTCCAGTTACCAATCAGGAACAACCGGAAGCACCAGAAATAGAATTATCGCCCTCATTAGAGCAGATTAACTCAGTGCCAACGGTGCGTCCACCTCGTCTTGATTCCTTGCAGTTAGGAACCCAGGAGAATATAGATTCATCGGTATTGGAACAGATCAATTCCTTGCCAACAATACGTCCGCCCAGTTTGGATGCTTTGCATCTGGGGACAGAAGATGGTGAGGAAAATTTGCTGGAATCACACAATGAGTCAGACATCACCCCGCCACTACAAACTTCAGAGATACTACCTGAAGAAACTGAGTCAGGGTTGGATAACTGGGTTTTAGATTCTATAGAACAAGACATAACCTCAGACAACACCAATCAAACTCAATCTAACCAAGAATTTGTTGAGGAATGGGATGATTGGACAGAGGAGCAAGATGAATTAATTACAGCAGATGCAACTCATTTAGAGGTATTAGAGCAGGGGTTTGAGGAGGAATGGGATAATTGGGTGGATGATGAAGCCGATCTCGCCAATACAAACGCACCGATACCAACTTCAAATACGTTAATTGAAGCAGAGTGGGAGCAGTTTAAACCTAATTTTATCGAAGTATCTCCCGCAGTAGCAGAAACGCCCCAAGATGTTGAGCAGGCTAATGCTGACTGGATAAATCACCCTGAGTTAGTCGAAGAATGGGAGGCGGATAAGTTAGCAGAATCACATCTGATGGAAGAGTTTGATCGTTTATCACCAGATATGGAAGTGTCAGATTTAGAGCGTTATTTATCTGAAGAAACGCCGACAACAGAAATACCTGAAAGTGAAGGAGATTTATTGCTTACCCCTGCTGATGAAGATGCTCCACCTCGTTCTAATATGGAACTGGCAGCAGAGATACAATCTTATCCATCTTTAACTAATCAAAATAACTCGTAAAACTGCATATAGGGAGAATAAAGTCTGTGTTAGTTAGACAAGGTAGAAATAATCAATACGCGGCACCTCGAATAGAAAAAAACTTAAAGGATTTTATGAAGTCCTTAAGTGATGTGCTGTTGGACATGACAGCTTTAGAAGTTAATACAATGGTGGTGGAGCAAATTACTGGGAATAAGTTTATTCCTTGGCAAGTTTATCGAGATGTTTATCCCATATCTAAACAATATCTAGAACGTAAAGGGATTGATGAGTCTTTGCGCGATCGCTACCTAAGTTTACGCAAACAATTGGAAGTGGAATATTGCTTGCTGTTAACTGAAGAAAACCCTTCAGCTATTAGAGATACTCGCATTCTTACAGATCCGTCTGTCACTTTAGATCAAATAGAGACACAACTCCCTAACCCGCTCAATCCAAGTGCTACGCCATCAGAAATTAGAGCAATTCAAGATATGCTAGATGATGGTAGATTTTTACGGACTTTGCGTAAAATAGGAGAATTAAAAGCAGCCTTAGATAATCGCAATAAAGCACTATCTCAAAATCATGCTGAGGGATTAGAATATCTGGATGAAGATTTGGTAAGTGATTTAATTTATGCCCAAACAATTATTCAACTTGATGGCGATATTATCAACCGTTTCAATAAGCGATTATTTGATAGTAAATACAAAGATATTATTCTTCAAATACATCGAGAAGGAGTAATTGCTGGCGATAATCAGTGGCGTGGGCTGCTGGGATTTATTGTGAATATGGTTCAATCAATGTTAGTTAGACCAACTTCTATTATAAAATTACCTAAGTGAATTCTTTATTAACTAAAGTGAGAAGCGGGATGATCAAAGAAGTACCAACTTCTCCTGCTCTCAGCATCAGAGCATCTATCAATTTAGACAATAAAATTCAAGTTGAAGAAGTAAAAAACGAACAAGGTTTAATACTATTTCGATTTATTCGCTTCAATTTGGATAAAGCATCAGTCAAGGCAATTCTCAGCGCAAAAGCTAGGGGTCAAAACCTAAAAATTTCTAAAAGTCTGCTGACTCAATTGCGATATTTTGCTTTATCAGATGGAGAAAACCGTCAAGGTAAAAATCGCTTCCAATCGGGCTTGACTTTTTGCACTTATTATCATAAACCTGGACAATTGCAGGAGTCAGAAAATATCGTGATGCGGAGTGTGATCTCGCTTGATGGCGATATCATCCACCAAATTCAGCGTGATGCGTTGGAAACGCCGAAAAAGTGTTTGGCGATCGCTTCTTCCCATTATTGGTTAATTAACCAACTGCTAAACCAACTTAGGATTACTAGCACTTTGTGGCTGAATTGGGTTTCTTGGGGAATATCATTGCTGTTGGTTGCAGCAATGATAATTCCTTATGCGGGACGTTTGATGCAAATTAATTTATTAACTTTGCTGATTCCATTGTTAATGTCGTGGCTATTTCAACATGGAATTAAGCGACTACTACGTTCTACGTCTGCATCTATGGGTAGTTGGGCGTTACGTCAGTTGTTGTTGCGATTTCTCTCGCCCAAACCCTTTGAAAAGAAAATTGCTAAGTTTTTGTTAAGACGTATAACTTAACATTGACAAAATATTTAATTAGATATCAGGAGGCAAGTTAAGTAAATTTTTTGTTGCCTCCTATTTTACCAACATGGTTAATTAGCGATGCAAAATTGGCTGGTGTTTAGCACAATTTCACCATGTTCTGGAATCCAAGCAATCCATTCGTCCTCTGATTGCTGACACAATAAAAGTGCTTCATCATAACTGAACGAGCAGGGAGGATTTAGCAGTTGCACCCAGGTAGATGCTTCATACTTCTGCTCGTTCGACCAATACAGCGCACATGATGGAAACAGCATAGCTTTGGGAGAATATGCTTGTACGCCGATGGGAGATTTGTAAGTGTCGAGTTTCATAGTTTTGTTACTAAATAGTAGGTATACAAGCTTCAGGCTTAATGATCTTGCTCAATTTGAGCGACCTTAACCAGTGCGATTAAAAAAGTATTTCTGTAACTAATGATACAGAAATTATTATTTTAATCAATAGAAATTTTCATAACTTTACGTTTGATAGGTATAAAATCCTACCCTCCGCCCCTCCCCGTGTTCACACAGTGTGCGCGTAACCCATTACGAGGAGAGGCTTTTAGACCAACACGGAAGGGAAAAACTAAACATATTTGATGTAAAGACGTAGCATAGTACGTCTCTACAGAATGCAAAGTAATTGGGACTTATGCTAGGACAACTTTTTAACAAAAGGTGCGATCGCACTGACAAAATCCGCAGTTGACTCGTAGGGTAAAACATTGCGACCAGGAATTTTGATCCCCTCCCCTGCGTGTAAATACTGAAGGTAGTTAGCCAAGCGTTGATCGGGAGTTTCCCCTTTCCCAGTCTTACTGATACTGGAAGCTGTTTCTCCCATGACGACTAAAGTAGGTTGAGTCATCTTGGCGATCGCATCTGCATAATTTTGCCGCCAAAACCCCGCTAAAAAGGAAAAAACCGCATAGCGAGAATTTGGGTTTGCTGCGCCTGCCAACAACATATCTATCCACTGTGAATCAACATCCTCAACTGAGTCAAACAACTGTCTTCCTGAAAATGACCTTAAAAATTGGGGTGTTCGGGCATAACGATAAAACGCAGTGCCTACAGGAGAATCAAAGAATAAATTCCACAGCAATTTTTGCCGTAAAGTACTTGTAGGCTTAGTGATTAAAGACCAAGAAGGAGGGCCACTTAAAACTAGCCCTTTAATTAAATTTTGCTCTTTTTGGAGATGAATTAAGGCGATCGCAACAGGTAACAAAGCACCTTGCACCAGTAAAATAACAGGCTGTTTTATCTCTGTTTGCAAAAAATATTGTAATTGCTCTGCCCAATCATGGGGGGTATAAGCCATACGGGGCTTCTCACTCTCACCGCATCCCAGTAAATCTGGGTTATAAATTGGATTACTGCCACCTGTTTTAAACCATTCATTGCAAAATCGCTCCCAAAAATGCCGAGATAACCCAACACCAATAGGATGTACTAATAACAGGGGAACCTCAGAATTAACTTTGGGATTAGAGGCGCTATGTGCTGCGTAGCCACAGCGATAATTGTTCCAGGTGTACAAATTGGACATAAATTATTTGCTATTCTCAACGATCAATCAACCAAGCTATAACGAACTTGTAAGCATTCATTGCAAGTCTAACTATATACACAACAACGCATTAAAAGCCTTTTCCCCAGAGCTTTTCAGCTTGTTTATTCTTAGGACTGAATAGATATTACGTCACATACAAATACTGAAATTTTACTATTGGTAACCATAAAAAACCGTGGGATCACGGTCATCAAAAAGACTATATCCTTTATAAGATGGCAACATAACTTAAGAGATTCCTGATGAAATTCCCCTCCCTAGTACTGATAGCCAGTCTGATCCTAACTTTGATGCCCTGCAAAGCTAATGGACAGGAAATCACAGTCGAAACCAAACCCTTTGAGGAAGTAACATCAACTACAGCCTCAGATTCACAGGCATTTCCCCAGCCAACGCCGTCAAATAATATCAAGTTCGATTCAGCGAACAAAAATGCTCAGGGGAAACAAACAAGTGCATACACAGGTACAGATGTATTTCCTAACTCTGGATTTATTTCCATTCCTGTACCACCCCCAGTTTCACAGTCTGCATATATTCAGCTTCCTGTACCACCCGCAGATTCACAAGTAAATCCTCTTTCCGCTAAATTCATTTGGCCCGCTCAAGGTAGGGTAACATCGGGATTTGGTCGGCGTTGGGGAAGGGCGCATAAAGGAATTGATATTGCTGGGCCAATAGGCGCACCAATTGTGGCGGCTGCAACTGGGGTAGTAACTAAAGCTGGTTGGGTTTCTGGCGGTTATGGCAATTTAGTAGAAATTCAGCATTTTGATGGCAGTGTGACACGCTATGGTCACAACAGCAAAGTTTTAGTGATGGTTGGTCAATCTGTTGAACAGGGACAAATGATTGCAGAAATGGGTAGTACAGGGCATAGTACTGGCCCCCACTGTCATTTTGAAACGTTGATACCAGGAAAGGGAGCGATTAACCCAATTATTAATTTAGCTAGTCGTTCAACAATATCTCAGGCTGGGCGATAATTTGGTCTTGAAGACTGGTCAAGAGGAAAGATCAAGTGTAGATTATCGTTAAAAACAGTGGTATATGAGCAAATTTATTACCGATCATCTGGAAATTCGCTGCTGTTTTGAGGATCTTTAGGTACTTGATTAGATTGATTTTTAAGCCAAAAAGCAAGATTTTGTGCTAAATCAATTAGGGAATCTTGCAATTGCGGGGAAACTTCTAAGGGTAAGCTACCGTTACGTAAATGTAGTTCTCGCTGGGGAAAAGGAATTTCTACATCGCGATCGCGTAAAATTTCATCAATCCGAAAGTAAAGATCGCTTTTGATTTGAAACTGTTTACGTGGTTGTGTAATCCAAACTAGCAAATTTAACATTAAAGAACTTTGCCCAAATCCTGTAAACCAAACTTGAGGTGCAGGTTCAGAGATAATATCTGGATGTTCATTCGCTGCATCTACCAAGGCATTTTTTACAGCGCTTAAGTTTGACCCATAAGCAACACGGACTGAAATTTTTAGCCGTGATTTGGAACTCGGATAACTCCAATTAATCACTTCTGATTCTAAAAAATGGGAATTAGGCACAAAGATTGATACTTGATCTAAAGTAAGAATTTCAGTACTACGCACACTAATTCGTTCTACAGTTCCCACTTTGCCAGCAACTTCTACAAAGTCGCCTACTTGAATTGGGCGCTCAAAAATAATTACTAACCCACTAACAAAGTCTTTAGCAATTCCTTGTAGACCCAATCCAATACCGACTCCTAAAACACTGGCGAAGATAGTTAAAGAACTAAGATCTAGCCCCCAAACTTGTAGAAGTACTAAAGTGCCAATCAAAATTAAAGTGTAGTTAGCGATTTGAGCGATAGTTTCTTGGGAACCGCGACTCATCCCAGTCATGTATAAAACACGCGATCGCAACACTTTTTTAAGTGTTTTCGCGCTCATTAGCAGACCAATAAACAGCCCAATTAAAAATATTATCTGGATGAGTGAGTAAGACTTATCCCCCAAGGGAACCATCGGCGAAGCTAACGTAAAAATTAGGATGTCGCTGACACTGCGACTCCATTCCCGTGTTTGGGGAAATAAATTAGTAATATAGATAGCACTAGCAACCCAGAGTAAAGCCCGAATCGTAGCAATTAGAAACTTGATTCCTTGCTCAACGCCAGTATTTTTAGGTGATGTCTGTGCAGTTGTCACTTCCTGGGGAAGCATTGGGTGTAGCCAGTACATCCAAATCCAGCCAATTGCCCAACTAAATGCGATCGCTAACAGCACACAGCCAAATGAAAGCAAAATAGCATTGCGGATATACACAGCACTACGCTGTTGTTGAGCTTTTTTAATTGAAGTTTTTAGAATTCCTACCCAAGTTTCAGCCTGCTTTTGCACAGTTATTCCAGGCGGGGTATCTCCCTGAGTAACTGTTAGTAAGTTACGCCCCTCTACCTGAATCACAGGTAAACCATTACGCTCAATAATCTCTACTGATAAAGGTGGTTCACCAGCCTTAACCGTCTGTTTCAGGATAGTATCGACAATTTCAGCACGTTGTTGAGCGCTATACCCTCCTGAATCAGTAACTTTAAACAACTGTCGCCCATCAAGGGTAATAAAAGCGGTTGGTTTTGTTTGGGCTGAAACTGGTAACCATATTAGGCAAGCAATTGTCAGCGCCAAAATTGCTTTCTGGAAAAATTTAGTCTGACAACTCACCACAGTAACTACACAGGATAACTTCGATAAGCACTGTCTCTACTCACTATAGGAATATTCTCTACAAAACTCTAGGAAATATCTGACATTTTTACTAAACCCCTAGCACTGCCAAATTTTGCGCTTGCTCCTACCCTACTCAGTGGCACAATTTTAAAAGAGGCTCCATCAGTCCGTGTGATGACAACTTCTTCCCCACTTGCAGCTTCTTCAATTAGGTCTGTTAGTATAGCCTCAACTTCTTTCAAGTTAACTAGGTGCATAAATAGTCTTTAGTAGAAAACTGCTCAAGTCTTTAACCACCTTTATTAAAAGTTGGCGAATTATTTGGCACAGTAGTTAAAATTTCAGTTTGGCTAGAATCTAGTAACTTGGTTTGTTGATCGGCAAACATTTTGGGTTTTAAATACAGATTTTCCAGTAGCACAGCAGCACCCGCAACCCAAGGGGGAACAATTAAAGCCCCAACAATACCCAAAACTTGCGTTCCTCCCAACACAGCTAATAGTTGATATAACGGGTGTATTTTCACAGAAGGGCCTACAAGCAGTGGATCAAGCACATAAGTTTCCACATTTTGGATAACTACGAATAACAGCAACACCCATAAAAATGTCCAGCCTCCCAGAGAAACTGCCACAACTAAAGCGGGGGCTGCACCGAGAATTGGGCCAACAAAAGGGATTAAATTAGTAAAACCTGCGATCGCACCCAAAGCTAAAGCAAACTCTGATAAACCCAAAAAACTTAAGCCAATAGTAATCACAACCCCTAAAATCGCAGAAACTAAAACCCGTCCCTGAATGAAATTACCCATTCTGTGACTCATTGGTTCCACCTGATCTGCTAGACGTTTGTCCCAAGGTTGGGGAAACAAACTAACTAAACCATTAATTAAATTCTCACTACCCGCCAGCATATAGCCAGAAACGATTAAAGCTAATAGCAAGCTAAATAAGCCACCTAAAAGCCCCCTAGTCAGACCATAAGAACGTACCAATAATTGTTGACTCGATCCAATCAACCAACTGGTCAGACCTTGAGTATCAAATATTTGCCGGATTAACTGCGGCTGCGTCATCCCCAAGCGCATTGCCAAATTTTCTGCCAAACCCCTTAGTAATTCCAAATAGAAGGGAAGTTGACGGATTAAACGCTCAATTTGTGTAACTACTGGCGGCCCAATTAACACCCCGAAGCCAGTTAAACCAGCTATTAAAGCTAAGTAAACACCCAAAACTGTTAACCAACGGGGAATATTCCAACGGTCAGCAGAGTCAACCACAGGGGCTAGGGCAGCCGCCAGCACTACTGCAATCATCAGAATTACTAGCAGACTTTGCAATTGCCATAGCAATAACAGTAGCAATCCGATAGCCACAGTTAGCAGAATGTTAGACAGAGTTATACTTGTGCGCCGCTCTAACATGATGAAAGCGAAAATAAATTAGGGACTCGCAATTCATACCATATCCGGTTGATTACCCATAATTGCGTCATGCTTTAGCCTGACTACACAGGCTAATTAATAATTAAGGTTAATTTGCCGGACACTATATCACTGTAGAACTTTTTGAAAAAATATGGAAATTCGACGCATTTGCGTAATTGGGGCTGGGATTAGCGGTTTGGTAACAGCTAAAGTTTTTACAGAAGAAGGCTATGATGTCACGGTTTTTGAGAAGAAATCAGGATTGGGTGGCGTATGGGAACTCTCTCGAACTTATCCAGCATTGACCAGCCAAAACACGGCTGACACCTACGGTTTCTCTGACTATCCCATGCCCGCGTCTTATCCAGATTGGCCAACAGCAGAGCAAATAAGAGATTACTTAGAATCTTACGCCAAGCATTTTGGCATAAATGATTTAATTCGCTTCAAAACCGAAGTAACCAATGTTTCTTTAAAAACTGATGCACAACCAACATGGGTAGTTACTACTAGAACCAAAGATCAAGATCAACTGCAACCTAGAGAGTCAAGTCACGAATTTGACTTTGTTGTAGTGTGCAATGGTACATTTAGCAACCCAAAACTGCCTTCGTTACCTGGTAAAGATGATTTCACCGCAAATGGGGGGCAGATACTTCATTCTACAGAGTTTAACGACACCTCTATAGTTGAGGGTAAGCGAGCAATTGTAGTAGGTTATGGTAAATCAGCCTGTGATATTGCCTCAATAGCGGCGAATACTGCTACTGAATGTACCCTTGTATTCCGCCAAGCTATGTGGAAAGTTCCTAGACATTTTCTAGGTTTGGTAAACCTGAAATATATTTTATTAACTCGTTTCTCAGAAGCTTGGTTTCCATACCGTCAAATGGGACGCATTGAAACAATGCTGCACAGTATCGGTAAACCTCTTGTTTGGTTATTTTGGCGGAATGTAGAAACTTTGTTACGTTTGCAATTGGGTCTGGATAGTTGTGGAATGAAGCCCGATTATCACATAGATGATCTTGAGTGTAGTGTAAGTGTCGCTTCCCCAGGATTTTTCAAATATATACGTGCTGGGAAAATCAAACCAATCAAGACAAGTATAGCTAGGTTTATTCCTGGTGGTGTCGAATTAGCAAATGGTCAGCAGGTATTAGCAGATGTAGTTATTTTTGGGACTGGTTTTACTCAATCAATTCCCTTTTTGCAAGAACAATACCGTCGGATGTTGATAGATGAAGAGGGAATATTTCAGCTATACCGCCATTTAATTCACCCAGAAATTCCACAGATGGGTTTTGTTGGTTATAACAGCAGTTTTTTTAGTCAGTTAACGTCAGAAGTTGGTGCTTGGTGGTTATTAGATTATGTTAACGGTAAATTATCACTACCTTCTACAGAAGAAATGTATCAAGAAATTGCTGATGAATTAGATTGGATGAAAACTCGTTTTCCGACAGTAGTCGTAGGTGGAAATTGTCTAGCTACGTTTTCTTTCCGTCATATCGAGCAACTAATTAAAGATATGGATACAAGTCATAAATTGAAAATCTGGAAAGGTATTCCCCAGGTGATGTTGCCCATTGATATATCCATGTTCAACAAAGTTAGACAAGAATTAAAATTGCTCAGAGCGCAGAATTAATTTTGCTACTGAATTGGAGTACTTCATTTTTTAATTATAGGAAAAGTGTTGAAATAAGAGTAGTGAAATGGAAGTAAGGCGATCGCACTGAGCAGCCAATCGCCTTACTTAATTTAACAGCGTTAAGATTTTTGTTGACTGACAAGCAGACTTTTCAACTTTGCCACGACTAACTACGATGCCATCTAGTTACACCGCCAGCTTTACCATCACTTACAATAATTCCTTGAGCTTCGAGTTGATCGCGAATCCGGTCAGCTTCAGCAAAATTTCTAGCGTTGCGCGCTTCCTGACGTTGCTCAATTAAAGCTTCAATCTCAGCATCAGTTATACCATTAGCATTGGTAGTTTCTTCATCAGGTTGAGCTTCTAAACCTAAAATTTGTGCTAAACCAACAAGCGTATGCCATTGCTGCTTAAGGATTTCTGGATCTGTTGCTGTTTTACCTTGATGAACTAACAAATTACCTTCTCTCCGTAAATGTTTGGCAAGTTCAAACAAAACAGCTAAACCTTCAGCAAAGTTAAAGTCATCATCAACTGCTGTTTGGAAGCGTTCTAAATAATTAGGTGGAATGTTATTTTCTGCTTCGTTAACTACATCTTGCTCTTGAGTGGTAGTTTCGGAAACGATTTCTTCAGATGTGTTGG
This Oculatellaceae cyanobacterium DNA region includes the following protein-coding sequences:
- a CDS encoding alpha/beta hydrolase — encoded protein: MSNLYTWNNYRCGYAAHSASNPKVNSEVPLLLVHPIGVGLSRHFWERFCNEWFKTGGSNPIYNPDLLGCGESEKPRMAYTPHDWAEQLQYFLQTEIKQPVILLVQGALLPVAIALIHLQKEQNLIKGLVLSGPPSWSLITKPTSTLRQKLLWNLFFDSPVGTAFYRYARTPQFLRSFSGRQLFDSVEDVDSQWIDMLLAGAANPNSRYAVFSFLAGFWRQNYADAIAKMTQPTLVVMGETASSISKTGKGETPDQRLANYLQYLHAGEGIKIPGRNVLPYESTADFVSAIAPFVKKLS
- a CDS encoding M23 family metallopeptidase — encoded protein: MKFPSLVLIASLILTLMPCKANGQEITVETKPFEEVTSTTASDSQAFPQPTPSNNIKFDSANKNAQGKQTSAYTGTDVFPNSGFISIPVPPPVSQSAYIQLPVPPADSQVNPLSAKFIWPAQGRVTSGFGRRWGRAHKGIDIAGPIGAPIVAAATGVVTKAGWVSGGYGNLVEIQHFDGSVTRYGHNSKVLVMVGQSVEQGQMIAEMGSTGHSTGPHCHFETLIPGKGAINPIINLASRSTISQAGR
- a CDS encoding mechanosensitive ion channel domain-containing protein, giving the protein MSCQTKFFQKAILALTIACLIWLPVSAQTKPTAFITLDGRQLFKVTDSGGYSAQQRAEIVDTILKQTVKAGEPPLSVEIIERNGLPVIQVEGRNLLTVTQGDTPPGITVQKQAETWVGILKTSIKKAQQQRSAVYIRNAILLSFGCVLLAIAFSWAIGWIWMYWLHPMLPQEVTTAQTSPKNTGVEQGIKFLIATIRALLWVASAIYITNLFPQTREWSRSVSDILIFTLASPMVPLGDKSYSLIQIIFLIGLFIGLLMSAKTLKKVLRSRVLYMTGMSRGSQETIAQIANYTLILIGTLVLLQVWGLDLSSLTIFASVLGVGIGLGLQGIAKDFVSGLVIIFERPIQVGDFVEVAGKVGTVERISVRSTEILTLDQVSIFVPNSHFLESEVINWSYPSSKSRLKISVRVAYGSNLSAVKNALVDAANEHPDIISEPAPQVWFTGFGQSSLMLNLLVWITQPRKQFQIKSDLYFRIDEILRDRDVEIPFPQRELHLRNGSLPLEVSPQLQDSLIDLAQNLAFWLKNQSNQVPKDPQNSSEFPDDR
- a CDS encoding prevent-host-death protein — its product is MHLVNLKEVEAILTDLIEEAASGEEVVITRTDGASFKIVPLSRVGASAKFGSARGLVKMSDIS
- a CDS encoding AI-2E family transporter, with amino-acid sequence MAIGLLLLLLWQLQSLLVILMIAVVLAAALAPVVDSADRWNIPRWLTVLGVYLALIAGLTGFGVLIGPPVVTQIERLIRQLPFYLELLRGLAENLAMRLGMTQPQLIRQIFDTQGLTSWLIGSSQQLLVRSYGLTRGLLGGLFSLLLALIVSGYMLAGSENLINGLVSLFPQPWDKRLADQVEPMSHRMGNFIQGRVLVSAILGVVITIGLSFLGLSEFALALGAIAGFTNLIPFVGPILGAAPALVVAVSLGGWTFLWVLLLFVVIQNVETYVLDPLLVGPSVKIHPLYQLLAVLGGTQVLGIVGALIVPPWVAGAAVLLENLYLKPKMFADQQTKLLDSSQTEILTTVPNNSPTFNKGG
- a CDS encoding NAD(P)-binding domain-containing protein, which codes for MEIRRICVIGAGISGLVTAKVFTEEGYDVTVFEKKSGLGGVWELSRTYPALTSQNTADTYGFSDYPMPASYPDWPTAEQIRDYLESYAKHFGINDLIRFKTEVTNVSLKTDAQPTWVVTTRTKDQDQLQPRESSHEFDFVVVCNGTFSNPKLPSLPGKDDFTANGGQILHSTEFNDTSIVEGKRAIVVGYGKSACDIASIAANTATECTLVFRQAMWKVPRHFLGLVNLKYILLTRFSEAWFPYRQMGRIETMLHSIGKPLVWLFWRNVETLLRLQLGLDSCGMKPDYHIDDLECSVSVASPGFFKYIRAGKIKPIKTSIARFIPGGVELANGQQVLADVVIFGTGFTQSIPFLQEQYRRMLIDEEGIFQLYRHLIHPEIPQMGFVGYNSSFFSQLTSEVGAWWLLDYVNGKLSLPSTEEMYQEIADELDWMKTRFPTVVVGGNCLATFSFRHIEQLIKDMDTSHKLKIWKGIPQVMLPIDISMFNKVRQELKLLRAQN